A window of the Butyricimonas virosa genome harbors these coding sequences:
- a CDS encoding SusC/RagA family TonB-linked outer membrane protein, translating to MSKWTFLFVFLGIINTHGTVYSQNEQQVTISMKNAYLKDILWEIQRQTTFVFMYHEEDLDKVGKVNVEAKSLTVEKILRDCLKGTGLTYVFQNEVIVLKPLNDEKKKEIRIVGKVMDKGKMPLPGVTVVVKGTNLGTATDSEGKYRMVLPAMRDTNFVLVFSFVGMRTQEIKYVGQDSINVVMEEDHKKMDEVVVTGYSNIRKESFTGKATTVTKEQLMKVNSKNVIAALQTFDPSFRIKDNKLWGSDPNALPEFNIRGETSIGQTKGLDVEQQKRTQRTTLENNPNLPVFILDGFEVDVQKIYDLDVNRIESITILKDAAATAMYGSQAANGVVVVTTVAPKPGEMQIYYNFSGNVDFPDLSDYNLCDAAEKLEVERLSGLYSSDDPEKQIELTAQYYKKQNAILRGVDTDWMSQPLRNAFGHMHSLNVSGGEESIRYGIDLNYNASKNGVMKGSFRHIYGGGLTLDYRAGSWLQLLNNISYTVTESEDSPYGQYAQYAEAQPYAEIYDENGRLLKEVQGTTVSMINPLWKVANLSTFYGKMKNRDLTNNFQLNVHIMEGLMLKGQLGLRRTDGRTDNFKDPADPVYDVTPADQKGELSRQENDNWSWNGKMMFYYNHVFGNHFINATAGGEISESKTESLSYVLNGFQLGNMHEPQFAATQARPVNVSESKTRKIGFLASVNYAYNDIYLFDGSFRLDGSSDFGSDKQFAPFWSVGAGLNIHNYDFLKGHWLISRLKLRASYGSTGNVGFAPYSAITTFQTATDAWFFTGPAASLMALGNSRLTWQTTYKLDAGFNIGLLNDKITLEGSYYRNETEDLIDDVKIPAYSGFTSYKENSGATLNEGFEVALTSTLFQNKDWMVTFMANLSSNRSKITELSEEMNAYNETILAEYEKENSMYKDVLSRPLILYYEGKSLSAIYAVRSEGIDPANGRERFVKKNGMSTYTWDANDQVVVGDTEPDAKGSFGINVAWKGITLNAYFNYQWGGQSYNSTLAEKVENAQISTQNVDKRVLSARWKNAGDVVPYYDLSKNPTQNPTSRFVQDDNRLDFTSLSIGYDFSRQLISKWKLKSLSVQFSANDLCKWRSVKEERAINYPFARSFNFSLNVGF from the coding sequence ATGTCGAAATGGACTTTTTTATTTGTTTTTCTAGGGATAATAAACACGCACGGAACAGTTTATTCCCAGAACGAGCAACAGGTTACAATCTCTATGAAGAATGCCTATTTAAAGGATATTTTGTGGGAGATTCAACGACAGACCACGTTTGTTTTCATGTATCACGAGGAAGATTTGGATAAGGTGGGAAAAGTGAATGTAGAGGCCAAATCCTTAACGGTAGAAAAGATTCTGCGTGATTGCTTGAAAGGAACAGGTTTGACGTATGTTTTCCAGAATGAGGTGATCGTGCTGAAACCTTTGAATGATGAAAAGAAGAAAGAAATCAGGATTGTCGGTAAGGTAATGGATAAGGGAAAGATGCCGTTGCCGGGGGTAACGGTGGTGGTGAAAGGGACAAATTTGGGAACGGCAACTGATAGCGAGGGAAAATACAGGATGGTTTTACCCGCCATGCGTGATACTAATTTCGTGTTGGTGTTTTCATTTGTCGGGATGCGGACACAGGAGATTAAATATGTAGGGCAGGATTCGATAAATGTTGTAATGGAGGAAGATCACAAGAAAATGGACGAGGTGGTTGTGACAGGGTACTCCAATATTCGTAAAGAGAGTTTTACCGGTAAAGCTACGACTGTAACTAAAGAGCAGTTAATGAAAGTGAATTCAAAAAACGTGATTGCGGCGTTACAAACGTTCGATCCTTCATTCCGGATTAAAGATAATAAATTGTGGGGATCGGATCCAAATGCTTTACCGGAGTTTAATATCCGGGGAGAGACTTCTATCGGGCAGACGAAAGGATTGGATGTAGAACAACAGAAAAGAACACAGCGTACGACTTTGGAAAATAATCCTAATTTGCCCGTGTTTATTTTGGATGGATTCGAGGTGGATGTTCAGAAAATTTATGATTTGGATGTAAATCGCATCGAGTCAATTACCATTTTGAAGGATGCCGCAGCAACAGCTATGTATGGTTCTCAAGCTGCTAATGGGGTGGTTGTCGTTACTACAGTTGCTCCTAAACCAGGAGAGATGCAGATTTATTATAACTTTTCCGGTAATGTGGATTTCCCGGACCTGTCTGATTATAATCTTTGTGATGCGGCTGAAAAATTGGAGGTTGAACGTTTAAGTGGTTTATATTCATCTGATGATCCGGAGAAACAAATTGAACTTACGGCTCAATATTATAAGAAACAAAATGCTATTTTGCGCGGGGTGGATACCGATTGGATGTCGCAACCTTTGCGGAATGCCTTTGGTCATATGCATAGTTTGAATGTATCTGGTGGGGAGGAGAGCATCAGGTATGGTATAGATTTGAATTATAATGCGAGTAAAAACGGTGTGATGAAAGGTTCTTTCCGTCATATTTATGGGGGAGGATTAACGTTGGATTATCGTGCGGGAAGTTGGTTGCAATTATTGAATAATATTTCTTATACGGTTACAGAGTCTGAGGATTCTCCTTACGGACAGTATGCTCAATATGCTGAAGCGCAGCCTTATGCTGAGATATATGATGAGAATGGACGCTTGTTGAAAGAAGTGCAAGGGACTACTGTTTCTATGATAAATCCCTTGTGGAAAGTGGCCAATTTGTCAACTTTCTACGGCAAGATGAAAAACCGGGATTTAACCAATAATTTCCAGTTGAACGTTCATATTATGGAAGGATTGATGCTTAAAGGCCAATTAGGTCTTCGCAGAACGGATGGTCGTACGGATAATTTTAAGGATCCTGCAGATCCTGTATATGATGTAACTCCTGCCGATCAGAAAGGAGAGTTGAGCCGGCAAGAAAATGATAATTGGAGTTGGAATGGAAAAATGATGTTTTACTATAATCATGTTTTCGGCAATCATTTTATTAATGCAACAGCCGGAGGGGAGATTTCTGAAAGCAAAACGGAGTCGTTATCGTATGTGTTAAATGGTTTCCAATTGGGGAACATGCATGAACCTCAATTTGCAGCCACTCAGGCCAGACCGGTAAATGTGTCGGAATCTAAAACTCGTAAGATAGGTTTTTTAGCTTCCGTGAATTACGCCTATAATGATATTTATTTGTTCGACGGCTCTTTCCGTTTGGATGGAAGTTCCGATTTCGGTTCGGATAAGCAATTTGCTCCGTTTTGGTCAGTAGGAGCCGGATTGAATATTCATAATTATGATTTCTTAAAAGGGCACTGGTTGATCAGTCGTTTAAAATTGAGGGCTTCTTACGGTTCTACAGGAAATGTGGGATTCGCTCCTTATTCGGCCATAACAACCTTCCAAACAGCAACAGATGCATGGTTTTTCACGGGGCCTGCAGCTTCTTTGATGGCTTTGGGGAATTCGAGGCTGACTTGGCAAACGACATACAAGTTGGATGCAGGTTTCAATATAGGTTTACTGAATGATAAAATTACTTTGGAGGGATCGTATTATCGGAATGAAACAGAAGATTTGATCGATGACGTGAAAATTCCGGCTTATTCCGGTTTTACTTCTTACAAGGAGAATTCCGGAGCAACGTTGAATGAAGGGTTTGAAGTTGCGTTGACTTCCACTCTTTTCCAGAATAAAGATTGGATGGTGACGTTTATGGCAAATTTATCTTCTAACAGGAGTAAAATTACTGAATTGAGTGAGGAGATGAATGCTTATAATGAAACGATTCTTGCCGAATATGAGAAAGAAAATTCCATGTACAAAGATGTGTTAAGCAGGCCGTTGATATTGTATTATGAAGGAAAGTCCTTGTCTGCGATCTATGCGGTTCGTTCCGAGGGAATAGATCCGGCTAATGGGCGTGAACGTTTTGTAAAGAAAAACGGGATGTCGACTTACACGTGGGATGCTAATGATCAAGTTGTTGTCGGGGATACGGAACCGGATGCCAAAGGTTCTTTCGGTATCAATGTGGCATGGAAAGGAATCACATTGAATGCTTATTTCAATTATCAGTGGGGAGGACAGAGTTATAATTCAACATTAGCGGAGAAAGTCGAGAATGCTCAGATTAGCACGCAGAATGTGGATAAACGGGTGCTGTCTGCAAGATGGAAAAATGCGGGAGACGTGGTTCCTTATTATGATTTGAGTAAAAATCCGACACAGAATCCGACTTCCAGATTCGTGCAAGATGATAATCGTTTGGATTTTACAAGTCTTTCAATAGGTTATGATTTTAGCCGTCAGTTGATTTCTAAGTGGAAACTCAAAAGTTTGAGCGTGCAGTTTAGCGCGAATGATTTGTGTAAATGGAGAAGTGTGAAAGAGGAAAGAGCTATAAATTATCCATTTGCGAGAAGTTTTAATTTTTCATTAAATGTTGGATTCTAA
- a CDS encoding ExbD/TolR family protein, with product MARKKTPEINASSTADIAFLLLTFFLMTTTMDVDSGLFRRLPPMPPPDQVIAPPVAKRNILQVLVNKNDLLAVNGELMQIENLKEKAKEFILNPQNREDLPSKVVKEIPFFGQAEVSRGIISLQSDRGTSYKMYIAVQDELTAAYNEIRDIKAMEKWGKKYSELTEEQMDAVRKLVPTAISEAEPKNIGKGGKK from the coding sequence ATGGCAAGAAAAAAAACACCAGAGATTAATGCCTCTTCCACTGCGGATATCGCCTTTTTGCTGTTGACATTCTTCTTGATGACAACAACAATGGATGTGGATTCGGGATTATTCAGACGGTTACCGCCCATGCCGCCACCAGATCAAGTTATCGCACCTCCTGTTGCCAAACGTAATATCTTACAAGTTTTGGTAAATAAGAACGATTTGTTGGCCGTGAACGGGGAACTGATGCAAATTGAGAACCTGAAGGAAAAGGCTAAAGAGTTCATTTTGAACCCGCAAAATAGAGAAGATTTACCGAGTAAAGTTGTTAAGGAAATTCCTTTCTTTGGTCAAGCTGAAGTTTCAAGAGGAATTATCTCTCTACAAAGTGACCGGGGGACCTCATACAAAATGTATATTGCCGTTCAAGATGAATTGACAGCAGCATATAATGAAATTAGGGATATAAAAGCCATGGAAAAATGGGGTAAGAAATATAGTGAACTTACGGAAGAACAAATGGACGCCGTGAGAAAACTTGTTCCGACCGCAATATCCGAGGCCGAACCTAAAAACATCGGGAAAGGAGGAAAGAAGTAA
- a CDS encoding TatD family hydrolase, whose protein sequence is MFIDTHSHIYAEEFDQDREETIQRALAADVRQIILPDIDSTTRQSMLSLAEACPDMMYPTLGVHPTSVNESYKTEIQLFEKLLGQTTIYGIGECGIDLYWDKTFYKEQVIVFERQLNIAREMNLPVIVHSRDSLTEIFTVLKKQHYNMKGILHCFPGTEEDARRAIDLGFLLGIGGVVTFKKSSMAEVVEKTGVDHLVLETDAPYLAPVPYRGKRNESSYIPCIAAKIAEILGIDSKKVEEITTNNAMNLFNLHVGSPNCS, encoded by the coding sequence ATGTTTATAGATACTCACTCACATATCTATGCCGAAGAGTTCGACCAAGACAGGGAAGAGACCATTCAACGAGCATTAGCCGCTGACGTTCGACAAATCATACTGCCGGATATTGACAGTACTACCCGACAATCCATGTTATCACTTGCAGAAGCCTGCCCAGACATGATGTATCCCACACTGGGAGTTCACCCAACTTCCGTAAACGAATCCTATAAAACGGAAATACAACTTTTCGAGAAATTACTCGGACAAACTACAATATACGGCATCGGGGAATGTGGAATCGATCTTTACTGGGATAAAACATTTTACAAAGAACAAGTTATCGTCTTCGAGCGGCAGTTAAATATCGCCCGGGAAATGAATCTACCCGTTATCGTCCATTCAAGAGACTCGCTAACAGAAATATTTACTGTGTTGAAAAAACAACACTATAACATGAAAGGCATACTCCACTGTTTCCCCGGCACGGAAGAAGATGCTCGCCGAGCAATAGATTTAGGTTTTCTACTAGGGATTGGAGGTGTAGTTACCTTCAAAAAATCATCCATGGCAGAAGTCGTGGAGAAAACCGGGGTAGACCACCTTGTATTAGAAACGGATGCCCCCTATCTTGCCCCCGTTCCCTATCGGGGTAAACGCAATGAAAGTAGTTATATTCCGTGTATAGCCGCTAAAATTGCTGAAATTCTAGGGATAGACTCGAAAAAAGTCGAGGAAATAACAACGAATAATGCAATGAATTTATTTAATTTGCACGTCGGTAGTCCGAACTGTTCATAA
- a CDS encoding MotA/TolQ/ExbB proton channel family protein, with translation MRKLFALIAVLGMLTIGASSMLMAQENETTQTETTETYQEEEETTDPTVLEDESQIESTSFHAALKQKFIEGGAAFMSFVILCLIFGLAIAIERVIYLNLASTNTKKLIVSVEDALNNGGVEAAKEVCRNTRGPIASIFYQGLCRYDQGIDMVEKSVVSYGSVQMGLLEKGMSWISLFIGLAPMLGFLGTVIGMIDAFDKIQAAGDIQPSLVAGGIKVALITTVGGLIVAMILQVFYNYCIAKIESIVNDMEDASVTLLDILVKYNQKH, from the coding sequence ATGAGAAAATTATTTGCACTAATAGCAGTTTTAGGAATGCTTACTATTGGAGCATCATCTATGCTAATGGCTCAAGAGAATGAAACGACTCAAACAGAGACCACTGAAACTTATCAAGAAGAAGAGGAAACTACAGATCCTACCGTGTTAGAAGACGAGTCACAAATCGAAAGTACTTCTTTCCACGCTGCCTTGAAACAAAAATTCATCGAGGGAGGTGCTGCCTTCATGAGTTTCGTTATCTTGTGTTTGATCTTCGGTTTGGCTATCGCTATCGAAAGAGTTATTTACTTGAACTTGGCTTCTACCAACACAAAGAAATTAATTGTAAGTGTTGAAGATGCATTAAACAACGGTGGAGTTGAAGCTGCAAAAGAAGTTTGCCGTAACACAAGAGGCCCCATTGCAAGTATTTTCTATCAAGGATTATGCCGCTATGATCAAGGGATTGACATGGTTGAAAAATCAGTTGTATCATACGGTTCTGTTCAAATGGGACTTTTGGAAAAAGGAATGTCTTGGATTAGTTTGTTTATTGGATTAGCCCCGATGTTAGGATTCTTGGGAACTGTAATCGGTATGATCGACGCCTTCGATAAGATTCAAGCAGCAGGTGATATCCAACCGTCTTTGGTGGCCGGAGGTATCAAGGTTGCATTGATCACGACCGTGGGTGGTTTGATCGTAGCCATGATTCTTCAAGTATTCTACAACTACTGTATTGCTAAGATTGAAAGTATTGTTAATGACATGGAAGACGCTTCCGTAACTTTATTAGACATTCTTGTCAAATACAATCAAAAACACTAA
- a CDS encoding type 1 glutamine amidotransferase family protein has protein sequence MDKKEVIFVLLNNFADWEGAYISTCLNMGVKPGCPIKYKVKTLSLSKDPISSIGGFRVLPDYDINDLPNDYAGLILIGGMNWFLPEANPIASLVKKAIAENKLVAGICNASVYLGMHGFLNHVKHTSNTLDYLKQYAGTQYTGEANYINDQAVRDNNIVTANGNAPLEFCREILYQLDAATPEIIEETYSFYKNEL, from the coding sequence ATGGATAAAAAAGAAGTGATTTTTGTACTGCTAAACAATTTTGCAGACTGGGAAGGTGCTTATATCTCCACCTGTCTAAATATGGGGGTCAAACCGGGATGTCCGATTAAATACAAGGTGAAAACGTTATCTCTATCCAAAGATCCCATCAGCTCGATAGGCGGGTTCAGGGTATTGCCGGATTACGATATTAATGACCTGCCGAATGACTATGCAGGACTTATACTCATCGGCGGTATGAACTGGTTTTTGCCCGAGGCGAACCCCATCGCATCATTAGTGAAGAAAGCAATCGCAGAAAACAAACTGGTTGCCGGAATCTGCAATGCCTCCGTGTATCTAGGAATGCATGGCTTCCTCAACCATGTGAAACATACAAGTAACACACTGGATTACCTCAAACAATATGCGGGTACCCAGTACACGGGTGAAGCTAATTACATAAACGATCAAGCCGTAAGAGACAATAACATCGTAACGGCTAACGGTAATGCTCCTTTGGAATTTTGCCGGGAGATTTTATATCAATTGGATGCCGCAACACCAGAAATTATAGAAGAGACTTATTCATTTTACAAAAACGAACTTTAA
- a CDS encoding RNA polymerase sigma factor → MGIVDNEKLKIDELTFKTLFDEFYQALCVFASTYLKDDSLSADIVQEGFVKFWNKREGFDNYYKVKSFLYTTVRNDCLNYIRDHKLRREDLSVLESVEFYTETLVEEEAYRMFYNAVESLPHQTRQVILLSLDGLKNSEIAGQLGIAESSVHTLKKIAYKKLREILREYYYLVFIFLLSK, encoded by the coding sequence ATGGGTATAGTGGACAATGAAAAGTTGAAAATTGACGAACTGACATTTAAAACGTTGTTTGATGAATTTTATCAAGCCTTGTGTGTTTTTGCGTCTACTTATTTGAAGGATGATTCCTTGTCAGCCGATATTGTCCAGGAAGGGTTTGTGAAATTTTGGAACAAACGGGAAGGGTTTGATAATTATTATAAGGTAAAGTCTTTTCTTTATACTACTGTCCGGAATGATTGTTTGAATTATATACGCGATCATAAGTTAAGACGGGAAGATCTTTCCGTGCTGGAATCCGTTGAATTTTATACAGAGACATTGGTAGAAGAAGAGGCCTATCGAATGTTTTATAATGCTGTGGAATCCTTACCTCACCAAACTCGTCAAGTGATTTTGTTGTCTCTGGATGGCTTGAAAAATAGCGAGATTGCCGGGCAACTGGGAATAGCTGAAAGTTCCGTACATACTCTAAAGAAGATTGCGTATAAAAAATTGCGGGAGATATTGCGGGAATATTATTATTTGGTTTTTATTTTCCTGTTGAGCAAATAG
- a CDS encoding FecR family protein → MDINNKKLVDDPFLLASWIAKSMAGELSDEELQLLDEWRMTSARNHQLYDRIVSRERREAKRRHFTAFDKVSGWQGYSKKLKETEKKVNRWRVFLRYAAILLIPLSATVYGVLRSGEETVSLADLNAITPGGTRAELVLPSGEVVDLVAKSGVISRGENTVINNEGKTLSYKSIGNQAPMDSLRYNEVIVPKGGEYQLVLSDGTLVYLNSMTKIRFPERFSEKCREVEVCGEAFFEVAENKRVPFVVKTDAYEITVLGTKFNVTAYADEQVATTTLVEGAVSISGKCIGEAKALRPNEQFVLDRVSGSVEIKNVDVNYYTAWKDGMFRFRDVRLEEIMHVVERWYDMTVVYEDESVRDLHFGFNMSRLETIEPLLNIFELNGKIKITKEGKVLKIKRGR, encoded by the coding sequence ATGGATATAAATAATAAGAAATTGGTAGATGACCCATTTTTGCTAGCTTCTTGGATTGCGAAATCGATGGCCGGAGAATTGTCTGATGAGGAATTGCAATTGCTAGATGAATGGCGAATGACTTCAGCACGAAACCATCAGTTGTATGACCGAATTGTTAGTCGGGAAAGAAGAGAAGCGAAACGAAGACATTTCACGGCTTTTGATAAAGTTTCCGGTTGGCAGGGGTATTCGAAAAAATTAAAGGAAACGGAGAAGAAGGTGAACCGTTGGCGTGTTTTTTTGCGTTATGCGGCAATTTTGTTGATCCCCTTGAGTGCTACTGTTTATGGCGTTCTTCGTTCGGGAGAAGAGACCGTCTCTTTGGCGGATTTAAATGCAATCACTCCCGGGGGCACTCGGGCGGAGTTGGTGTTACCTTCGGGAGAGGTGGTTGATTTAGTTGCGAAATCCGGGGTTATATCGCGTGGGGAAAATACGGTCATTAATAACGAAGGAAAAACTCTTTCCTATAAAAGTATAGGAAATCAAGCTCCGATGGACTCTTTAAGATATAACGAGGTGATCGTGCCGAAAGGAGGTGAGTATCAATTGGTGTTGAGTGATGGAACGCTTGTTTATCTGAATTCAATGACGAAGATTCGTTTCCCGGAACGTTTTTCTGAAAAATGTCGTGAGGTAGAAGTGTGTGGAGAGGCTTTTTTCGAGGTGGCGGAAAATAAGCGTGTTCCTTTTGTCGTGAAGACGGATGCCTACGAGATTACCGTGCTGGGAACGAAATTTAATGTCACGGCATATGCTGACGAACAAGTGGCCACGACAACATTGGTTGAGGGGGCGGTTTCCATCTCTGGCAAATGTATCGGGGAAGCAAAAGCATTACGGCCTAATGAACAGTTCGTGCTGGATCGGGTGTCCGGGAGCGTGGAGATCAAGAACGTGGATGTAAATTATTATACCGCTTGGAAGGATGGTATGTTCCGGTTCCGGGATGTTCGTCTGGAAGAGATCATGCATGTCGTGGAACGATGGTATGATATGACAGTCGTGTACGAGGACGAGAGTGTCAGGGATTTGCATTTCGGTTTTAACATGAGTCGTCTCGAAACGATAGAGCCCTTGTTGAATATCTTTGAATTGAACGGTAAAATAAAAATAACGAAAGAAGGAAAAGTACTGAAAATAAAACGAGGTAGATAA
- a CDS encoding asparaginase, producing the protein MTKPVLIIYTGGTIGMVNDPETGALCPFNFDQIACEVPEIKEFGFTIDSYTLPEIIDSSDLQPQLWKDLCSIILKNYDDYRGFVVLHGTDTMAYSAAALSFMLNNLTKPVIFTGSQLPIGKIRTDGKENLIAAIEIAAAYDQEKAIVPEVCILFGDKLFRGNRTTKINAESFDAFQSFNYPALANIGIHIHYDYSAIDYTPRTELVSAFCDVDTNIAILKIFPGMRPEVIDAVTGIPGLKGIILETYGSGNAPTNKVFLNKVKEVLSKGIFVYNVTQCQGGSVEMGKYETSRELLNAGVISGHDITTEAAVCKMMYVLGKYKDTNEIKKYLNNGLKGEISPKYIGF; encoded by the coding sequence ATGACAAAACCCGTGTTAATTATATATACCGGAGGTACGATCGGGATGGTAAACGACCCTGAAACGGGAGCGTTATGCCCTTTCAATTTCGACCAGATCGCTTGCGAGGTCCCGGAAATCAAAGAATTTGGATTCACGATAGACAGTTACACTTTACCGGAAATTATAGATTCTTCGGATCTGCAACCACAATTGTGGAAAGATCTCTGTTCAATCATCTTGAAGAATTACGACGATTACCGGGGATTTGTTGTCCTGCATGGAACGGATACCATGGCCTACTCGGCCGCAGCCTTGAGTTTCATGTTAAATAACTTGACCAAACCCGTGATCTTTACCGGTTCACAACTTCCTATCGGGAAAATCAGGACGGACGGGAAAGAAAACCTGATCGCAGCCATTGAAATAGCAGCCGCTTACGATCAAGAAAAGGCCATTGTCCCGGAAGTCTGCATCCTGTTCGGAGATAAACTATTCCGTGGAAACCGGACGACAAAAATAAACGCAGAAAGTTTCGATGCTTTCCAGTCATTCAATTATCCGGCATTGGCAAACATCGGGATACATATTCATTACGATTATAGTGCAATCGATTACACCCCGCGAACCGAACTCGTAAGTGCATTCTGCGACGTGGACACGAATATCGCTATATTGAAAATATTCCCGGGCATGAGGCCGGAAGTGATTGATGCGGTAACAGGAATTCCCGGGTTAAAAGGAATCATCCTGGAAACATACGGTTCAGGCAACGCTCCCACGAATAAAGTTTTTCTTAACAAGGTTAAAGAAGTACTATCAAAGGGAATTTTCGTGTATAACGTCACCCAATGTCAAGGCGGAAGCGTCGAGATGGGCAAGTATGAAACAAGTAGAGAGCTACTTAATGCGGGAGTCATCAGTGGTCACGACATTACCACGGAAGCCGCTGTGTGTAAAATGATGTATGTACTGGGCAAATATAAAGACACTAACGAAATAAAAAAATATTTAAATAACGGCTTGAAAGGAGAAATATCCCCCAAATATATTGGATTTTAA
- a CDS encoding ExbD/TolR family protein yields MAKFRKEGGKETPAISTASLPDIVFMLLFFFMVSTTMREVLVMVDNGMPEAKEISKLEKKSLVSNIFIGKPKDQYVATYGSEPRIQLNDKLANVNEISSFVAAEQETRKEEERNMITNNLKVDQFTKMGIVTDVKQELRKANSLRISYATRKKVK; encoded by the coding sequence ATGGCTAAATTTAGAAAAGAAGGCGGAAAAGAGACTCCTGCTATTTCAACAGCGTCTCTACCGGACATCGTGTTCATGCTATTATTCTTCTTCATGGTTAGTACCACGATGCGAGAAGTTCTCGTGATGGTTGATAACGGTATGCCCGAAGCAAAAGAGATTAGCAAACTAGAGAAAAAATCTTTAGTAAGTAACATCTTTATCGGAAAACCGAAAGACCAGTACGTGGCTACTTACGGAAGTGAACCTCGTATTCAGTTGAATGATAAGCTGGCAAACGTAAATGAAATCAGTAGTTTCGTTGCTGCTGAACAAGAAACTCGTAAAGAGGAAGAACGGAATATGATCACGAATAACTTAAAAGTTGATCAGTTTACGAAAATGGGTATCGTAACCGACGTAAAACAAGAATTGCGTAAAGCAAATTCTTTACGTATAAGCTACGCTACTCGTAAAAAAGTAAAATAG